The Saccharothrix variisporea genome has a segment encoding these proteins:
- a CDS encoding MFS transporter: protein MKRFAVVWAGQLVSVIGSALTAFVLGVWVYLGTGSVTQFVLIQFCAVVPGILLAPYAGAVADRYDRRKIMLLADSGAGVVTALLLVSVSTGSLAVWHVYVASALTATLNSFHLIAYQALVPALVPPEHLGRVNGLMQLTQGVQIAAPLVAGALLGLVGLRGVLVIDVVSMVFAVAALLLARLPAGASGSRGSGAQGLGAGLRWLRGAPGLFTLCAVFGVWNFLFAVAGGLVQPLILSFSSPATLGVLMAAGGSGLFLGGLVMGAWGGPKRRVLGIYAGLGLGGVFLVLHSLAPSPWLIGVAAPAFLFTLPLMNTCCVTLLQTKVDKDVLGRVLGVVRTLSTAAMPVAYLVIGPLSDGVAEPLMAPDGALASTLGAVIGTGEGRGIALIFLVVGVLMLALTAFAWSRPRLRTVDDLPDAVTPEKANT from the coding sequence GTGAAGCGGTTCGCCGTGGTGTGGGCGGGGCAGCTGGTCAGTGTGATCGGCTCGGCGCTGACCGCGTTCGTGCTGGGTGTGTGGGTGTACCTGGGCACGGGCTCGGTGACGCAGTTCGTGCTGATCCAGTTCTGCGCGGTGGTGCCGGGCATCCTGCTCGCGCCTTACGCGGGCGCGGTGGCCGACCGGTACGACCGGCGCAAGATCATGCTCCTCGCCGACAGCGGCGCGGGTGTGGTGACCGCGTTGCTGCTGGTGTCGGTGAGCACGGGTTCGCTTGCCGTCTGGCACGTGTATGTGGCGTCGGCTTTGACGGCCACGCTGAACTCGTTCCACCTCATCGCGTACCAGGCCCTGGTGCCCGCGCTGGTGCCGCCGGAGCACCTGGGCCGGGTCAACGGCCTGATGCAGCTCACCCAGGGCGTGCAGATCGCCGCGCCGCTGGTGGCGGGTGCGCTGCTCGGCCTGGTCGGACTGCGCGGCGTGCTGGTCATCGACGTGGTGTCGATGGTCTTCGCGGTCGCCGCGCTGCTGCTGGCCCGGCTTCCCGCGGGCGCGAGCGGGAGCCGGGGCAGCGGTGCTCAAGGGCTGGGCGCGGGACTGCGGTGGCTGCGGGGTGCGCCGGGGCTGTTCACGCTGTGCGCGGTGTTCGGGGTGTGGAACTTCCTGTTCGCCGTGGCGGGCGGGCTGGTGCAGCCGCTGATCCTGTCGTTCTCCTCGCCGGCGACGCTGGGCGTGCTGATGGCGGCCGGTGGCAGCGGGCTGTTCCTCGGCGGTCTGGTGATGGGCGCGTGGGGCGGGCCGAAGCGGCGGGTGCTGGGCATCTACGCCGGGCTGGGCCTGGGCGGGGTGTTCCTGGTCTTGCACAGCCTCGCGCCCTCGCCGTGGCTGATCGGGGTGGCCGCGCCGGCGTTCCTGTTCACGTTGCCGTTGATGAACACGTGCTGCGTGACGTTGTTGCAGACCAAGGTGGACAAGGACGTGCTGGGCCGGGTGCTCGGCGTGGTGCGGACCCTGTCCACGGCGGCGATGCCCGTCGCCTACCTGGTGATCGGTCCGCTGTCCGACGGCGTGGCCGAGCCGCTGATGGCCCCTGACGGCGCGTTGGCGTCGACGCTGGGCGCGGTCATCGGCACCGGCGAGGGGCGCGGTATCGCCCTGATCTTCCTCGTGGTCGGCGTGCTGATGCTGGCGCTGACCGCGTTCGCGTGGTCGCGGCCCCGGCTGCGGACCGTGGACGACCTGCCCGACGCGGTGACCCCAGAGAAGGCCAACACGTGA
- a CDS encoding non-ribosomal peptide synthetase codes for MTELSDHRERLLERLLAQRGLTGRAPGVPRRPEGAVVPLTGNQRGLWLTARLGLDSGAYAMFAALRVAGDVDAERLQRAVDVVVDRHEALRTRIVDDEGTPAQQVLPSLSVPVVATELDGSLEELIVSEVDTPFDLEAGPLVRVRLIRAPGTSTLVVTVHHIVCDDLSLGQVTREIGDAYAGVPLEPAGAQFPDYAHWQSGRLADGERQRQLDHWADRLAGAPDVLDLAADRPRTRNRTVAGGSHQFVVPAALTSRLAELTRAHGCTTFAGLLAAFSLVLSRRSGTDDLVVGSPTTHRPFPELERSVGMFVTTTALRMDLSGDPTVAELLARAKATAIDALDHAEVSFDEVAARVAPRRDLAHHPLFQVMLVLNRGGGGPGRWAGLPAEPPAVDRGTSRFDLTLHVRETEGDWPANLDYSTDLFEPDTVAGIARQLLTVLESWTADRRLSQVDWITDDDRAAAERLNDQPAPESQDVLVRIAEQVAAHPDTTAVLEIGGSSLTFAELDRRANKLAHVLADLGVRPEVPVGLALKAGTDALVALLAILKAGGAYVPLDPAHPPARLAGLLADCGAPVVVTAPGTRDRFGDYRGVVLDTADDAFTGEAAEPPNVEAHRQRSAYVIYTSGSTGVPKGVQVQHDTLANLTRAFVELHEFGPGDRVLMIPPLSFDASAGDVFPAWCAGAAVVVHPEPAAIGGPDLLRLCAEHGLTAVDAPAALWKRWVADLEGVTDTGSPLRVMTIGGEAVPPATVAQWAAATGVVLVNHYGPTETTVCATAYRTADASEVTASTLPIGRPLPGVRAYVLDRDLRPVAVGVPGQLHIGGHAPARGYWGDPARTASAYLPDPAVPGGRMYATGDLVRLLPDGTLEFLGRADDQVKLRGHRIEPGEVRAALLAHPRLVEAAVAVRSDTLVAYVVPRPGETAPELDELRAFCAERLPEAMLPGARVVLDELPLTAHGKVDVRRLPEPVAVTKPYEPPHTAVERVLAEIWSEVLDAPLVGRHDSFFGLGGHSLIAAAVLAKVRSLLGVTVPLRALFATADLAELAEVVESAAASDHTFANRYSSGLPSVEQMWRDATPPDDVVPHGPVVTGAPQRVLLTGATGFLGAHLLAELLGRTDAEVHCLVRAETPAVASARLRANLRRAHLDVPEEVLARVVPVVGDMSKPLLGLESREFDALAESMDAVYHNGAVMNFVLTYQWMMPPHVGSTVDVLRLATRYRTKPLHLMSTLGVFLGTSYDRQVVTETDRPEDPVGLDTGYHTTKWVADMMAVLARDRGVPVSIHRIAAIVGDVRTGTAKTESYLSRQIATCAHTGAVPRTEDVIDMLPVDRLAAAIAGLSTRPDLVGRDFHYYRADGLRYTDLGEVLTAKGYPTRALDYADWRALMLESPDSAFGPLAFGLATTRRAHPVFDCSATWAAAARCGVEFPPADAEMIGRHIDFLAAAGVLPERS; via the coding sequence GTGACCGAACTGTCCGACCACCGCGAGCGGCTGCTGGAGCGCCTGCTCGCCCAGCGCGGTCTGACGGGCCGTGCTCCCGGGGTGCCGCGCCGGCCCGAGGGCGCGGTCGTGCCGTTGACCGGCAACCAGCGCGGGCTGTGGCTGACCGCCCGGCTGGGGCTGGACTCCGGGGCGTACGCGATGTTCGCGGCCCTGCGGGTCGCCGGGGACGTCGACGCCGAGAGGTTGCAGCGGGCCGTGGACGTCGTCGTGGACCGGCACGAAGCCCTCCGCACGCGGATCGTGGACGACGAGGGCACGCCGGCGCAGCAGGTGCTTCCCTCGCTGTCGGTACCGGTCGTGGCGACCGAGCTGGACGGGTCGCTGGAAGAGCTGATCGTGTCCGAGGTGGACACCCCGTTCGACCTGGAGGCCGGTCCGCTGGTCCGGGTCCGGCTGATCCGGGCGCCCGGCACGTCGACGCTGGTCGTGACCGTCCACCACATCGTGTGCGACGACCTGTCCCTGGGGCAGGTCACGCGGGAGATCGGCGACGCCTACGCCGGCGTGCCGCTGGAGCCGGCCGGGGCGCAGTTCCCGGACTACGCGCACTGGCAGTCCGGGCGGCTCGCGGACGGCGAGCGGCAACGCCAGCTCGACCACTGGGCCGACCGGCTCGCGGGCGCGCCCGACGTGCTGGACCTGGCCGCCGACCGGCCGCGCACCCGCAACCGGACGGTCGCCGGCGGCAGCCACCAGTTCGTCGTCCCGGCGGCGCTGACGTCCCGGTTGGCCGAGCTGACCCGCGCGCACGGCTGCACGACCTTCGCCGGGCTGCTGGCCGCGTTCTCCCTGGTCCTGTCCCGCCGGTCCGGCACGGACGACCTGGTCGTCGGCTCGCCGACCACCCACCGGCCGTTCCCCGAGCTGGAGCGGTCCGTGGGCATGTTCGTCACGACGACCGCGCTGCGCATGGACCTGTCCGGCGATCCGACCGTGGCCGAGCTGCTGGCCCGAGCCAAGGCGACCGCGATCGACGCCCTCGACCACGCGGAGGTCAGCTTCGACGAGGTCGCCGCCCGCGTCGCGCCCCGCCGCGACCTGGCGCACCACCCGTTGTTCCAGGTCATGCTGGTGCTCAACCGGGGCGGCGGCGGCCCCGGGCGGTGGGCCGGGCTGCCCGCCGAGCCGCCGGCCGTGGACCGGGGCACCAGCCGGTTCGACCTCACCCTCCACGTCCGGGAGACCGAGGGCGACTGGCCCGCGAACCTCGACTACAGCACGGACCTGTTCGAGCCGGACACCGTGGCCGGCATCGCCCGCCAGCTCCTGACCGTGCTGGAGTCGTGGACCGCCGACCGCCGACTGTCCCAAGTGGACTGGATCACCGACGACGACCGGGCGGCGGCCGAGCGGCTCAACGACCAACCCGCCCCGGAGAGCCAGGACGTGCTGGTCCGCATCGCCGAGCAGGTCGCCGCGCACCCGGACACCACAGCGGTTCTGGAGATCGGCGGTTCCTCCCTGACGTTCGCCGAGCTGGACCGGCGGGCGAACAAGCTGGCGCACGTCCTCGCGGACCTCGGTGTCCGGCCGGAGGTCCCGGTCGGCCTCGCGCTCAAGGCCGGCACGGACGCGTTGGTGGCGCTGCTGGCCATCCTCAAGGCCGGTGGCGCGTACGTGCCGCTCGACCCGGCGCACCCACCCGCCCGGCTGGCCGGCCTGCTCGCCGACTGCGGCGCGCCCGTGGTCGTCACCGCCCCCGGCACGCGCGACCGGTTCGGCGACTACCGCGGGGTCGTGCTGGACACCGCCGACGACGCCTTCACCGGGGAGGCCGCCGAACCGCCGAACGTCGAGGCACATCGGCAAAGGTCGGCGTACGTGATCTACACGTCCGGCTCGACGGGCGTGCCCAAGGGCGTGCAGGTCCAGCACGACACGCTGGCCAACCTCACCCGGGCGTTCGTCGAGCTGCACGAGTTCGGGCCGGGCGACCGGGTGCTGATGATCCCGCCGCTGAGCTTCGACGCGTCCGCGGGTGACGTGTTCCCGGCGTGGTGCGCCGGCGCGGCGGTGGTCGTGCACCCCGAGCCCGCCGCGATCGGAGGCCCGGACCTGCTGCGGCTGTGCGCCGAGCACGGCCTGACCGCCGTGGACGCCCCGGCCGCGCTGTGGAAGCGGTGGGTGGCCGACCTGGAGGGCGTGACCGACACCGGCAGCCCGTTGCGGGTCATGACGATCGGCGGCGAGGCCGTGCCGCCGGCGACCGTCGCCCAGTGGGCCGCCGCGACCGGGGTCGTGCTGGTCAACCACTACGGGCCGACCGAGACCACGGTGTGCGCGACGGCGTACCGGACCGCGGACGCGTCGGAAGTGACCGCGTCCACGCTGCCCATCGGCCGGCCGCTACCGGGGGTCCGCGCGTACGTGCTGGACCGGGACCTGCGGCCGGTCGCGGTGGGCGTGCCCGGTCAGCTCCACATCGGCGGCCACGCGCCGGCCCGGGGCTACTGGGGCGACCCGGCGCGCACGGCGTCGGCGTACCTGCCGGACCCGGCGGTGCCGGGCGGCCGGATGTACGCGACCGGCGACCTGGTGCGGCTGCTGCCGGACGGGACGCTGGAGTTCCTGGGCCGCGCGGACGACCAGGTCAAGCTGCGCGGGCACCGGATCGAGCCCGGCGAGGTGCGGGCCGCCCTGCTCGCGCACCCCCGGCTGGTCGAGGCGGCGGTGGCGGTGCGGTCGGACACCCTGGTCGCCTACGTCGTGCCGCGTCCCGGGGAGACCGCGCCGGAGCTGGACGAGCTGCGGGCGTTCTGCGCCGAGCGCCTGCCCGAGGCCATGCTGCCCGGCGCGCGGGTCGTGCTGGACGAACTCCCGCTCACCGCGCACGGCAAGGTGGACGTGCGCAGGCTGCCCGAGCCCGTGGCGGTGACCAAGCCCTACGAGCCGCCGCACACGGCCGTCGAACGGGTGCTCGCGGAGATCTGGTCGGAGGTGCTGGACGCGCCCCTCGTCGGCCGGCACGACTCGTTCTTCGGCCTGGGCGGGCACTCGCTGATCGCGGCGGCGGTGCTGGCCAAGGTCCGGTCGCTGCTGGGCGTCACCGTGCCGCTGCGGGCGTTGTTCGCCACCGCCGACCTCGCCGAACTGGCCGAGGTGGTGGAGAGCGCCGCCGCGTCGGACCACACGTTCGCCAACCGGTACTCGTCGGGGCTGCCCAGCGTCGAGCAGATGTGGCGGGACGCCACCCCGCCCGACGACGTCGTCCCGCACGGCCCGGTCGTGACCGGTGCGCCGCAGCGGGTCCTGCTGACCGGCGCGACCGGGTTCCTCGGCGCGCACCTGCTGGCCGAACTGCTCGGCCGGACCGACGCGGAGGTGCACTGCCTGGTCCGGGCGGAGACGCCGGCGGTCGCGTCCGCGCGCCTGCGCGCGAACCTGCGCCGGGCGCACCTGGACGTGCCCGAGGAGGTGCTGGCGCGGGTCGTGCCGGTCGTGGGTGACATGTCGAAACCGTTGCTGGGCTTGGAGTCACGCGAGTTCGACGCGTTGGCCGAGAGCATGGACGCCGTCTACCACAACGGCGCGGTGATGAACTTCGTGCTGACCTACCAGTGGATGATGCCGCCGCACGTGGGCAGCACCGTGGACGTCCTGCGCCTGGCCACCCGGTACCGCACCAAGCCGCTGCACCTGATGTCCACGCTCGGCGTGTTCCTCGGCACGTCCTACGACCGGCAGGTGGTCACCGAGACCGACCGGCCGGAGGACCCCGTGGGCCTGGACACCGGCTACCACACCACCAAGTGGGTGGCCGACATGATGGCCGTGCTGGCCCGCGACCGCGGTGTCCCGGTGTCGATCCACCGGATCGCCGCGATCGTCGGCGACGTGCGGACCGGCACGGCCAAGACCGAGTCCTACCTGAGCCGCCAGATCGCGACCTGCGCCCACACGGGGGCCGTGCCGCGCACCGAGGACGTGATCGACATGCTGCCGGTGGACCGGCTCGCCGCCGCCATCGCCGGGCTGTCCACCCGCCCCGACCTGGTCGGCCGGGACTTCCACTACTACCGCGCGGACGGGTTGCGCTACACCGACCTGGGCGAGGTGCTGACCGCCAAGGGCTACCCGACCAGGGCCCTGGACTACGCCGACTGGCGGGCGCTGATGCTGGAGAGCCCGGACAGCGCGTTCGGCCCGCTGGCGTTCGGCCTGGCCACCACCCGCCGGGCGCACCCGGTGTTCGACTGCTCGGCCACCTGGGCGGCGGCGGCGCGGTGCGGGGTGGAGTTCCCGCCCGCCGACGCCGAGATGATCGGCCGCCACATCGACTTCCTCGCCGCCGCGGGCGTCCTGCCGGAAAGGTCCTGA
- a CDS encoding class I SAM-dependent methyltransferase yields the protein MPLHLEPGDGPPSFVDLIATAGYRAMAAALRLGVFAALSGDPLTSKELAAALGTDPRGTGLLAEALVAFGYLERAGERYSNTAPTQKWLSGTGYSEVDRFWASVLFESWDGLEDSIRTGTPALDFYGWLSARPETLQRFQRMLSGHADSIAPEVATHVPVGATLLDVGGGHAKYAIRLCTAHPELRATVIDLPEALAVGAEAVAAAGLTDRITLRPGDYDELDLGADFDTVLLFNVVHGRTASANRALLDRVAAALRPGGSVVLLEHDEHSEDRASDAFARVFSLNLFHGQGGQVYAAEEITSWLTAAGLTDPTTHPLRTSPGQSLIMARRP from the coding sequence ATGCCCCTGCACCTCGAACCGGGCGACGGCCCGCCGTCCTTCGTGGACCTCATCGCCACGGCGGGGTACCGCGCGATGGCGGCGGCCCTGCGCCTGGGCGTCTTCGCCGCCCTGTCCGGTGATCCGCTGACCTCGAAAGAGCTGGCGGCGGCCCTGGGCACCGACCCGCGCGGCACGGGCCTGCTGGCCGAGGCGCTGGTCGCGTTCGGCTACCTGGAACGGGCCGGCGAGCGGTACAGCAACACCGCGCCGACGCAGAAGTGGTTGTCCGGCACCGGGTACAGCGAGGTGGACCGGTTCTGGGCGAGCGTGCTGTTCGAGTCCTGGGACGGCCTGGAGGACTCGATCCGCACCGGCACCCCGGCCCTGGACTTCTACGGCTGGCTGTCCGCCCGGCCCGAGACGCTCCAGCGGTTCCAGCGGATGCTGTCCGGGCACGCCGACAGCATCGCGCCGGAGGTCGCCACGCACGTGCCGGTCGGCGCCACCCTGCTGGACGTGGGCGGCGGCCACGCCAAGTACGCGATCCGCCTGTGCACGGCCCACCCGGAGCTGCGCGCGACCGTCATCGACCTGCCCGAGGCGTTGGCGGTCGGCGCGGAGGCCGTCGCGGCGGCGGGGCTGACCGACCGGATCACCCTGCGTCCGGGCGACTACGACGAGCTCGACCTGGGCGCGGACTTCGACACCGTGCTGCTGTTCAACGTGGTCCACGGCCGGACGGCGTCCGCCAACCGGGCCCTGCTGGACCGGGTGGCCGCCGCCCTGCGCCCCGGCGGGTCGGTGGTGCTGCTGGAGCACGACGAGCACAGCGAGGACCGGGCGAGCGACGCGTTCGCCCGGGTGTTCAGCCTCAACCTGTTCCACGGCCAGGGCGGGCAGGTCTACGCGGCGGAGGAGATCACGTCGTGGCTCACGGCGGCGGGCTTGACCGACCCGACCACCCACCCGCTGCGCACGTCACCGGGCCAGTCCCTGATCATGGCCCGCCGCCCTTGA
- a CDS encoding phosphotransferase family protein, with translation MQSQTKRHLSPEDLDALTRGSLGVGCRLETELTDGWFNTAYRVRLHDGRAAVVKVAPPADTPVLRYERGIMATEAMVYRRVAALPGVPSPELLHAGKDFLVISVLEGVPWDKADLPEDTQRALRRELGAITARLHTLAPEDGRFGYPAAESALSAPDWRTAFTAMVEALLADAERWGSPLGVTPEEVRALVAAGGYALDEVTEPRLVHFDLWPGNIFVDVPPDGTARITGLIDHERAFWGDPAAELVSLAFGGDAGPDSDLFAGYAEAGGTLDHSPAFRHRLALYHLYLGLLLVIECGPRGFGPDHVEFCRGLLARHVDELRTWSRTSVSGRNPADR, from the coding sequence GTGCAGAGCCAGACCAAACGGCACCTGTCCCCCGAGGACCTCGACGCCTTGACGCGCGGGTCCCTCGGCGTCGGGTGCCGCCTGGAGACCGAGCTGACCGACGGCTGGTTCAACACCGCCTACCGGGTGCGGCTGCACGACGGTCGTGCCGCCGTCGTCAAGGTCGCCCCGCCGGCCGACACGCCGGTCCTGCGGTACGAGCGCGGCATCATGGCGACCGAGGCCATGGTCTACCGGAGGGTCGCGGCGCTGCCCGGTGTCCCGAGTCCCGAACTGCTCCACGCGGGTAAGGACTTCCTCGTCATCTCGGTGCTGGAGGGCGTGCCGTGGGACAAGGCCGACCTCCCCGAGGACACCCAGCGGGCCTTGCGCCGTGAACTGGGCGCGATCACCGCCCGACTGCACACCCTGGCCCCGGAGGACGGCCGCTTCGGCTACCCGGCGGCGGAGTCCGCGCTGTCGGCCCCGGACTGGCGGACGGCGTTCACCGCCATGGTGGAGGCCCTGCTGGCGGACGCCGAGCGCTGGGGGTCGCCGCTGGGCGTGACGCCGGAGGAAGTCCGGGCGCTGGTGGCCGCGGGCGGGTACGCGCTGGACGAGGTCACCGAGCCCCGGCTGGTCCACTTCGACCTGTGGCCGGGCAACATCTTCGTGGACGTGCCCCCGGACGGCACCGCGCGGATCACCGGGCTCATCGACCACGAGCGCGCGTTCTGGGGCGATCCGGCGGCCGAGCTGGTGTCCCTGGCCTTCGGCGGCGACGCCGGCCCGGACAGCGACCTGTTCGCCGGGTACGCCGAGGCCGGCGGCACGCTCGACCACTCCCCCGCCTTCCGGCACCGGCTCGCCCTCTACCACCTCTACCTGGGCCTGCTGCTGGTCATCGAGTGCGGCCCGCGCGGCTTCGGCCCCGACCACGTCGAGTTCTGCCGCGGCCTGCTGGCCCGTCACGTCGACGAGCTGCGGACCTGGTCCCGCACCTCGGTCAGCGGCCGGAACCCTGCCGACCGGTAG
- a CDS encoding GNAT family N-acetyltransferase: MAIVVGTPDDLDQVVGVLREWQAEGAPMQLHPGDVGWYRRFGARTGAVRTWSRGGRVLAVGLLDGPTLLRLTAAPDVWQDDELARRMSEDITEPDRGVLPAGEVAVESPVGLLLEDHLSEAGWTAGEPWTPLRRDLTDPVEDPGVRIEVVGPERVAERVAVHRSAFDGSTFSEEAWLLMAAGVAYADARCLVAYDGDDAVAAVTVWSAGPGRPGLLEPMGVHRDHRGHGHGKAITVAAAAALRELGSSSAIVCTPSANVGAVATYRSAGFRPLTEVRDQVRSSST; this comes from the coding sequence ATGGCGATCGTGGTGGGCACTCCGGACGACCTCGACCAGGTCGTGGGCGTGCTGCGGGAGTGGCAGGCCGAAGGCGCGCCGATGCAGCTGCACCCCGGTGACGTGGGCTGGTACCGGCGGTTCGGGGCGCGGACGGGAGCGGTGCGGACGTGGAGCCGGGGCGGCCGGGTGCTCGCGGTCGGCTTGCTGGACGGCCCGACGCTCCTGCGGCTGACGGCCGCGCCCGACGTCTGGCAGGACGACGAGTTGGCGCGGCGGATGAGCGAGGACATCACCGAACCGGACCGGGGCGTGCTGCCGGCGGGGGAGGTGGCGGTCGAGTCCCCGGTCGGGCTGCTCCTGGAGGACCACCTGTCCGAGGCGGGCTGGACCGCCGGCGAGCCGTGGACGCCCCTGCGCCGCGACCTCACCGACCCGGTCGAGGACCCGGGCGTGCGGATCGAGGTCGTCGGGCCGGAGCGGGTCGCCGAGCGGGTGGCCGTGCACCGGTCGGCGTTCGACGGGTCGACGTTCTCGGAGGAGGCCTGGCTCCTGATGGCAGCCGGCGTGGCCTACGCCGACGCGCGGTGCCTGGTCGCCTACGACGGGGACGACGCGGTGGCGGCGGTGACGGTGTGGTCGGCGGGTCCGGGCAGGCCCGGGTTGCTGGAGCCGATGGGCGTGCACCGCGACCACCGCGGTCACGGCCACGGCAAGGCGATCACCGTGGCCGCTGCGGCGGCATTGCGCGAACTGGGCTCGTCCAGCGCGATCGTGTGCACGCCCAGCGCCAACGTCGGCGCCGTCGCCACCTACCGGTCGGCAGGGTTCCGGCCGCTGACCGAGGTGCGGGACCAGGTCCGCAGCTCGTCGACGTGA
- a CDS encoding FAD-binding oxidoreductase: MPDLVRPSDPRYALSRSQFIGRPVEVLPHAIALCPDTDAVVDALAWARSHDMPFAIRGGGHSNACHSSTTGLLIDLTPNNDIKPDTTTVTVGAGVRVGEVAAALDARVVPSGSCPSVGLVGAALGGGFGSHGRLHGLTCDALLSAEVVLADGRVVHTDDEPELLWALRGAGGGNFGVVTRATFRTFATTPRTHFRLEWPWHRAPELIRWWQEWAPFAADAVAAELVLMCPQFPEEDPVALLLGAAPRVPAVPLEPTAAEVVELSAFDAARLHATPYSAAALDPTRIPLVHDRPGMSTAKTEFFDRPLPDNAIAALLRHFTSNRQMGELREISFTPWGGAYRRATDTAFAHRGPHFLVKHTVLVGPGGAARRGGEVLAWLAESWDLVHPWGTGGVYPNFPDPALPDWLTAYYGHHADRLRAVKRRYDPDDVFHFAQSIPL; this comes from the coding sequence ATGCCTGACCTCGTGCGCCCGTCCGACCCCCGCTACGCGTTGTCCCGCAGCCAGTTCATCGGCCGCCCGGTCGAAGTCCTCCCGCACGCCATCGCCCTCTGCCCCGACACCGACGCCGTGGTGGACGCCCTGGCGTGGGCACGGTCGCACGACATGCCGTTCGCGATCCGGGGCGGCGGCCACAGCAACGCCTGCCACTCCAGCACCACCGGCCTCCTGATCGACCTGACCCCGAACAACGACATCAAGCCCGACACGACGACGGTCACGGTCGGCGCGGGCGTGCGGGTAGGTGAGGTGGCGGCTGCTCTTGACGCCCGTGTGGTGCCGTCCGGCTCGTGCCCGTCGGTCGGGTTGGTGGGAGCGGCGTTGGGCGGCGGGTTCGGCAGCCACGGGCGGCTGCACGGGCTGACGTGCGACGCCCTGCTGTCGGCCGAGGTCGTGCTGGCGGACGGCCGGGTCGTGCACACCGACGACGAACCCGAACTGCTGTGGGCCTTGCGCGGTGCCGGCGGCGGCAACTTCGGCGTGGTCACCAGAGCGACCTTCCGCACCTTCGCCACCACCCCGCGCACCCACTTCCGCCTGGAGTGGCCGTGGCACCGGGCTCCGGAGCTGATCCGGTGGTGGCAGGAATGGGCCCCGTTCGCCGCCGACGCCGTCGCGGCCGAGCTGGTCCTGATGTGCCCGCAGTTCCCGGAGGAGGACCCGGTGGCCCTGCTGCTCGGCGCCGCCCCTCGTGTCCCAGCCGTCCCGCTGGAACCGACCGCGGCGGAAGTGGTGGAGCTGTCCGCCTTCGACGCGGCCCGCCTGCACGCCACCCCGTACTCGGCGGCGGCCCTCGACCCGACGAGGATCCCGCTCGTCCACGACCGGCCGGGGATGTCCACCGCCAAGACCGAGTTCTTCGACCGGCCACTGCCCGACAACGCCATCGCCGCCTTGCTGCGCCACTTCACGTCGAACCGGCAGATGGGCGAGCTGCGCGAGATCTCCTTCACCCCGTGGGGCGGCGCCTACCGCCGGGCGACCGACACCGCTTTCGCCCACCGCGGCCCGCACTTCCTGGTCAAGCACACCGTCCTGGTCGGCCCCGGCGGCGCGGCCCGGCGGGGCGGGGAAGTCCTGGCGTGGCTGGCCGAGAGCTGGGACCTCGTCCACCCCTGGGGCACCGGCGGGGTCTACCCGAACTTCCCGGACCCGGCCCTGCCCGACTGGCTGACCGCCTACTACGGCCACCACGCCGACCGGCTCAGGGCGGTGAAGCGCCGCTACGACCCGGACGACGTCTTCCACTTCGCCCAGTCGATCCCGCTCTGA